AGGCGTCCCCCTCGGTATCCACCTCGTGGCCGTGGTGCGCCGCGAGCACCTCGCGCAGCAGCCGGTGGTGGGTCATCAGCACGTCGCTGTAGTCGTCGCCCAGTCGTTGCAGGAGTCGCGTCGAGCCTTCGATGTCGGTGAACAGGAAGGTGACGACGCCTTGCGGCAGTGGCACCCGGGCGGCGTTCGACAGCGCGTCGACCGTCACGTCTCCCACGATAGGACCGGCAGGGGTCCCGGCACCACGGGATCCGACGGTTGCCACCTGCCTAGGCTGAACCCGTGGACGACGTCGACCGGGCCCTCGAGGCCGCACTGCGCGAGCTCCTCGCCCGTCGTGCCCCCTCTGCCACCGTCTGTCCGAGTGAGGCAGCCCGTCGGGTGAGCGGCGACCCCGACGACGGCGATGCCTGGCGGCCGCTGATGGAGCCGGCCCGGGCCGCCGCCCGCC
The DNA window shown above is from Nocardioides mesophilus and carries:
- a CDS encoding DUF3253 domain-containing protein; this translates as MDDVDRALEAALRELLARRAPSATVCPSEAARRVSGDPDDGDAWRPLMEPARAAARRLVAAGEVEITQRGRVVDPETAVGPIRVRRAGC